The window GGCGAAGACGATTTCCACGAGTACGTCTTCCATCGCAACGCGGCCTATGGTGCGGTCATGGTGCTTTTCAAAGGCCCCAATGAAATGCGAGTCTGGCGAAAAACCCGCGGCCGAAGCTGAACCGGGTTGTCGGGCTCCGTTCGTCGCGGTTATCAACACAAGACCAAGTCCTTCCAGCAAACGCCACCAGTCGTACGATGGTCTTCCAAGACCGTCGCAGTTCCCGCCAATGTGTACGATGGCCTTCCAAGGCCGTCGCCACTCGCGAGATTTGTACGATGGCCTCCCGAGGCCGTCGCCGATTGAATCGACGCCCTCCGAATACATCGAAGTTGAATCGACGGCCTTGGAAGGCCATCGTACGAACTCCTCCAACCCTGAAACGATCATGCTCCGCCTCGGTGCAGTTTCCTACCTGAACACGAAGCCGTTGATTGAAACGCTACCCAGGCGTTTGGGCCGATCGGGCGAGCTGCGTTTGGATCTGCCATCGCGTCTGGCTCGCGACTTGGCGGCTGGTGAATTGGACATCGCACTGATCCCCAGCGTCGAATATTTTCGCGGCGGCGACGAATATGAAATCATTTCTGACGCCGCAATCGCGTGTCGCGGACCGGTGTGGAGCGTGCGGGTTCTCAGCCGCGTTCCCATGAACGAAGTCCGCACTCTGGCTCTGGACGAGGGCAGCCGAACCAGTGCCGCGATGTCGCAAGTCTTGCTGGCGGAGATGCACGGGCTGCGTCCTAAAACGGTGCCCTTCCCGATTGGTTCCTCGCCGGACGAAATCGACGCCGACGCGTTGTTGATGATTGGTGATCGAGCCATGCATCCGGCTCCGGGCAAATACCAGGAAATCTGGGACCTCGGCGATCGATGGTGCCGGTGGACCGAATTGCCGTTCGTGTTTGCCATGTGGGTGGCGCGGCGATCCGCCGTCGCTGATCCGCAGATCCGCCAGCAAATCGAAGACGCATTGAATGTGTCTCGCGACGAAGGATTGCAGCAATTCGAGATGATCGCCAAGCGTGAAGCTGCCGGTCATGGGCTGACGATCGAAGACTTGCACCGCTACTTCGCAGAAAATCTTCACTTCCAACTCGGCAACGGCGAACGATCGGGGCTGGCAGCCTTTCGCGAAAAAGCCGAACATCTGGGGCTGGTCCCCGCTTCCCACTCACCTTTGCAAGATTGATGAACGCACTCGCCAACTCATCTGCCGTCCACGACATTCTCGCCAAAGCCGTTGCGGGAGATCGACTGACGTCCGCCGAAGGTCTGACGTTGCTGGAAAGCCACGACCTAGCAGCGATCGGTGCCGCAGCTGAAAAAGTCTCGCGGGCCAAGCACTCCGAGCCCTATCGAACATACAACATCGACCGGAACATCAACTACACCAACGTCTGCACCGCGGTGTGTGACTTCTGCGCCTTCTATCGCGGTCCCAAGAGCGAGGAAGGCTACGTGCTTCCCCGCGAAGTGCTGCTGCAAAAGATCCAAGAAACTGTCGACCTGGGCGGGAACCAAATCTTGCTGCAAGGTGGTCTGCATCCAAAGTACAAACTCGATTGGTACGAGGAGATGTTGCGTGACATCAAGTCTCGCTTTCCCGAGGTGAACGTTCACGGTTTTTCACCACCGGAACTGCATCACTTCACCAAGGTCAACAACCTTCCGCTTCGCGACGTTCTTTCGCGTTTGAAGGACGCCGGACTGGGGAGCGTCCCCGGCGGCGGTGCTGAGATCTTGACCGATCGCGTGCGAAACGAAATCACTCGCGGCAAAGTCATGACAGATGACTGGTTGAACGTCATGCGGGTCTGGCACGAGCTGGGTGGCATCAGTTCCAGCACGATGATGTTCGGCCATGTCGAAACGCTCGCCGAACGAATCGAGCACCTAGAACGCTTGCGAAGTTTGCAAGACGAAACGGGCGGCTTCACTGCTTTCATCTGTTGGACGTTCCAACCCGACAACACCGAGATGTCCGATGTGCGGCCGACCGGATCGTTTGAATACTTGAAAATGTTGGCCGTCTCACGATTGTTCTTGGACAACATTCCCAACCTTCAAAGTAGTTGGGTCACGCAAGGTTTGAAGATTGGGCAAATGGCGTTGATGTTTGGCGCGAACGACATGGGAAGTCTCATGATCGAAGAAAACGTCGTTGCCGAAGCCGGAACGGTGCACTATCTGTCACTACAGCAAATTCGGGAAGCGATCGAGGAACTTGGCTTCGTCCCCCGCCAGCGTGATGTGCACTACAACCTCGTGGACGAAAACTTGGAAGCAAAAGCCATTCAGGCAAATGGGGAACAATCGGCAAGAGAGTTGGTCCAATTGGCGGTTTGACCGAAGTCCGGTAGTCTTCTTAAAAGTGGTGCGGAAGTTGCCCTGTGTTCAACACGAGGCCAAAAACTTCCGATTCAACCGACCGACTATCGCCAACTAGATCTCACGCATGCGTTTCCCGCGATCCTCCGGCATTCTTTGTCACATCACCAGTTTGCCTTCGGAGTTGGGCATCGGTGATCTAGGTTCAGCGGCGTACGAGATGGTCGACTTCCTCCATGCGGCCGGCCAATCGATTTGGCAAATTCTACCGCTCAGTCCTCCCGCCTATGGCAACTCACCCTACAGCGCCTACTCGGCGTTTGGGGGCAACGCGTTGTTAATCAGCTTGGAGGCTCTTGTCGACGAAGGTTTGCTCGAAACATCCGACCTCGACGGATTCACGCAGACCGACCCGGCACGCGTTGACTTCGGTACGGTCAGCGAATTCAAACACGCCAGACTCAAACTCGCCTACGAACGTTACCTAACCAAGCCACCACGTGAACTGAAGATCGCCTTCGAGTTGTTCCTGGATGCGAACGATTGGTGGCTCGATGAGTTTTCCTTGTTTGAAGTTTTCTTGAACAAGTTCGAACAATCGAACTGGTCGAAGTGGCCCGATCCGATCCGTCGTCGCGAACCCGATGCACTTGGACAAGCTCGCCAAGAGATGTCACGCGAGATCGACTATTCTCGCTTCCAACAATTCTTGTTCGACCGCCAGTGGAATCGACTGAAGGCGTATGCCAATGAGCGGCAAGTCCAACTGTGTGGCGACATGCCGATCTTCGTCGCTTACGAAAGTGCAGATGTCTGGGGCAACCAAGACATGTTTGCATTGAATGACGATGGCACGCCCAAGTTGGTCGCCGGCGTGCCACCAGACTACTTCAGCGAAACCGGTCAACTTTGGGGCAACCCTCAATACGATTGGGATGCACTTGAGAAGGCTGACTACGCTTGGTGGACCGCGCGTTTCCGTCGTTCGTTGGAACAGTTTGATCTGCTGCGAGTTGATCACTTCCGCGGCTTCGAAGCTTATTGGGAAGTTCCCTACGGCGCCGAAACTGCGATCGGCGGTCAGTGGCGAACTGGTCCCGGCGCTAAACCGTTCCGTGCCGCCGAAAAAGAACTCGGCGAACTCCCTTTCATCGCCGAAGACCTAGGGATGATCACCGATGCGGTGCACGAACTGCGTGAAGAGCTCGGGTTCCCCGGGATGCGTGTACTCCAGTTCGGATTCGCGACGATGGAAGACGATTTCCATCGCCCGTCGACCTACCCCGAATCCTGTGTCGCCTACACAGGCACCCACGACAACGACACGGTGATGGGTTGGTACCATCTGCGAACGCCACCCGAGGAAGGCGACGATCCTCTCGATGAAGTCGTGACCAGCGAACATGAAGTGCATTGGCAATTGATCGATGCCGTCATGTCATCAGCCGCTGAAATCGCAATTGTCCCCATTCAAGATGTGCTGGGGCTGGGTAACGAGGCTCGAATGAATTTGCCTGGGATCGCCGACGGCAATTGGGCGTGGCGATTGTCACCTCAAGCGTTGACGCAAGAACACGCCGACCGTCTCGCGTTGTTGTGTCAACAACGAGGCCGTCTCACGCACGAAGTCCCCAGCGTCGGCTGAACTACACCGACTCCACAACCTGAATCACGGTGGTCCTCCACCGTGAACGCGTGAATCGAGTCGGAAGAATCGCCAACCAGCGTCTTATTTCCGCCCAAGTTTCCCACCATTCGCGTCAGGTTGCATGGCGACTCGGCCAAGGACGCGAACAGTTGAGAAAACGGGTCTTCTTGCGTGCCCGTCTCGGTGGAAGACCACCGATCGACAGGTTCTTGGACGCTCAAATCTTGTTTTCTGCGAATTTCTAATTTTTCGCGCGCCGTGTGGGCTTCTCGTCCCACTGTCTTTCTGAACAAGCGATGATCAGAAGTGGCGAATTTGCCTCCCGTGCGCCTTCGTCACATCGATTCGCATCGCCTCATGACGCTGCAGCCTCGATTTTCAGCCGGAAAGGAAAGGGACAATCATGCCCAGCGAAAATTTCACCATGGACGCGCCGGATTCGATTCCTCCACCAAACGAACAGAACGCGACCGAAGTTCAAACACTCGCTCAACCGGCCAATGCAACGATTGCGGACCGTTGGGATGAACTCAATTCCACCGACGCTGATCTGTTGGACGCTTGGGTCACGGACCACTGCATCGAAGCTCTCGACGCTTTGGTCCGACGTTATGCCCAAATGGTTCTCAGCGTTTGCATTCGGAGGTGCCACAATCGGTCGGACGCCGACGATGCCATGCAAACCACGTTTTTGTATCTCGCTGAATCAGCGAAGAAGATCCGAAGTCCCGAACGGTTGGCCGGATGGCTGCACCGTGTCGCCCAACGCGCCAGCATCGCGACCATGATGTCACCCGAACACTCCCATCAGGATCTATCAGATGTTCCTTCCGAACCTGTTGATCCTTTGGAACGACTGACACTTCGACATCAAGCCATCGTGCTCGACGAAGAGTTGTCGGAACTCCCCGAAAAATACCGATCGGCGATTGTGCTGCACCTTCAACAAGGTGTCACGGTCAACGAAACCGCGAAGCGGATGGGCACCACCGAAGGCACCGTGCGAGGCTGGCTGGCCCGCGGCAAACAACGGCTTTCTCGACAACTTCGACTTCGCGGGGTTGCACCGATGGCGGCCTGGGCCGCTGCCCACGCCTGGAGTGCGTCCGAAGCGATGGGCGCCGAGGCAGCGTTGAAGCTCACCTCTCCAGTGAATCCTGGAGAAGCGACCACCGATCCCAACTCATCCCCCGGCGCAGACTCTGGCAAATCCGATTGGACTTCCGCCGCGTCGCGTTCCAACTTCTCTTCTCTCGAATCTCATCTTTCACAAGGAATCGCCACCATGCCTGTCGTTACTATTCTCGGCTCCACCGCTGCGGTTGGATTCGCCTTGTTGGTTGCCTTTGCGGTCCCCGTGGGCGACGACGAAACCGGACGCACCGCCAGCGTCCTTTCGTTTGCCACGCCGGGTGAAGAAGATCGCTCGGTCCTCGCGCAAATCGAGCCAGCAGACGCGTCGCCCACGCCCTTTCCAACACTTCCACCTCAATCAGCATCACCAGGCGTTGCCATGCAGCCGCCTCGTGCGTTGCCAACACCTCCCACTCCGCCGGTTCCACCCGCACCGCCTTCGAGCGGAGTGTCGGACCAGGTCACGCGATCCCTTGATCAGCCAACGACACTGGCATTTGAATCCAATGTCCGCTCTCTTCCGGAAACACTGCAACAGGCCATTGGCATTCCGGTTCTGCTCGACGAGCAAGCCATGACTCTGGGACAGATCGATGTCGACAGTCTGCACGTGCAGTTCTCATCAAAGGGCGAACAACCTCTTCGCACGCTGTTGCGAAAAGCCCTCGAGCGTGAGGGTTTGAAAGCAACGGTCGATGATGACGGTCTCTTGATCACCGCTGACATGACTGTGTTGACTCGCAGAGGCATTTCGACGGACCGATGGTTGGACATAACGCCGGAAGAAGAGAAGAAGTACGATGAAATCATGGACAAAAAGGTTTCCTACACATTCGTGGAGACACCGCTCAACGATGCGGTTCGCGTGATGTCAGAGGATCTCAACTTTCCAATCTTGATTGACGTATTTTCTTTGGAAGGAGAAGGCCTTTCCTCAGATGTTCCTGTTGATCTGAGTATCAATTCCATTTCGTTCCGCTCCGCGTTACGACTGCTTCTTCGCGAGATGAATTTGACCTATCAGTTCAAGGAAGAAGTCCTTCAGATCACAACTCAAACTGCAGCTGAAGATAACCTTCGAAATCGCCTCTATTTCTTGGAAGGCACAGGATTGCCACGCGGAGGAAATCTCGGGACCATCGAGATGATCGTTGCAAGTATTCAACCAGAAATCTGGGAGCAACTGGGTGGCGTGTCGACAATCAGCTCTGTGAATCATTCTCACGAAGGTCGTCCGGCCTTGCTGGTCAGCACGACGGATGACGTTCACAAAGAGATCGAAGAGTTGATGCAAGCTCTTCGCGAAACTCACTCTGGTTCAGACCCTCGTCTCTCGGACGAAGAGATCCAACAACAGAAAAAAGCCCCCCCACCAGCCATCATGGGCGGAATGGGCGGTGGAGCAGGAGAGGGTGGTGGCGGCGGAATGTTCTGAGCAAGCCCAGCACGCGATCGGTTGAGACAACAGTTCTACTTTCGCGTGTCTCTCGTAGGCCGGACCGACCAACGGGAGTTCCGGCATCAACGCACAACCACTCGACGATTCAATTCGAAGCCGGCAATTCGCCGGCTTCGTTTGTTTGCATGAGAAACTCAAGCAAGTCGGCAACCTCTTGCGGCGTCATCGCTGACAGCAATCCCGCCGGCATCAGTGATTGCTCGTTTGACTTTTTGAGTTCAATATCTTCGGGACGGAGCGTCGTGTGGGTTCCGTCGGCTTGCTGAACGACCACGCCGTCATCGTCCTCTTGAAGAATGCGTCCGACGATCAACTCACCGTCCACAGTCAGAATCGTGTGGCTTCTCCATTCCGGTTCGATCTTTTCACTCGGTTCCACGATCCCTCGAAGCACTTCAAAACGCGTTCGTCGTTTGCTGATTCCCCCGAGCGACGGACCGACGTCCTTGCCCAAGCCTCCGATGCGATGGCATTGCCGACACTGGGACGCGGCCGATTCGTAGAACCATTGCAACCCTCGCTGCGCATCCCCTTTCAAAGCCAGCAACGCCTCCAAGTCTGGAGAATCACCCACCAAGAGTGTGCGTTCCGATGGATCGATCCAAGGTTGCAACAAACCAAGCACCACCGGCGAATGGGATACGCTTTCATCGTTCAGCATTTCAGAAACAATCTTCTTGGACCTCTCCGGTGGTGCCTCAACGAGCTCTCGCCACAGCAACATCGATTGCAACGTTTCGTTCGGCTTTTCGCTGGCCGACTCGGTTGCATCGGGAGCGACAGGCATCGACTTCACCCAGTCCCAAAGCATCTTGGCACCGGCCAGATCCACCGTGGAGCAACCGACGCGAGGCATTTTGCCCGGACCGCCGGTGGCAACTCGATAGATCAACGCGGAACGTTCGGGATGCCCAGGTTCAATGACCTGCGTGTTCGTTCCCAATCCGAAATCACCTTGGGCAGCGGGGACTCCAAGCAAAGCAGTTTGGTCCAATGGCCGGATGTGCCTCAGATCCATCTTCGATGTCGCACCACCGGCGGGCCGATGACAGTGCGCACAATTGGAATGCAGATACGATCGTGCCCGTTGTTCGAGAGGTTGATCCACGTCATAAGCGTTCACCATCTCGTGACCAGCTTTCACCTTTGCCGGCACCAAGAAACCTGCGCGAGCTAATTGCGACCACGATCCCGGACCGCTCTCGTCACGCAGATTCTCCGGCACCAACGACGCGGCACCGGGGTTGGCCACGTTATGACAAGTGACGCAAACATCGCGAGGATAGAAACGGTGTTCCCAATCACGCTTCCCCCAAATCGGATCGTCCACTCGGAAGGTTTGTGTGGCTCCCATCGCGGGTACCAGCGTGGCATCGGTTTGTTCTTCGTTCCACGCGAACGTGGTGGGATTCCAATTCAATCCGTCATAAGACAACACCTGCGTCTCCAAACGAATCTCTTTCGTATTGCCCGATGAATCCAATACGTCGCGGATCAACGTGTTCGCGAAAACGGTTCCAGGCACGTAGCGTTTCCGCATTGGGTTGATTGGTTCTTGGCCTGGTATGCCAACAAACCGGACGGTACGAATTCCATCGCGAAACATCGTGGCATCGGGACGGTATGCGACGACGCCGGGATTGGGAATTAAGCTCTTCGTATCTGAGAACAATCCCGTTTCGCTCAGTCGTTTTGGAAACGCTTCGTAGTCACCGACCGACTGATTGCTGCTCAACCGGTAAATCCCACCTGAATGGTCAACCAACAAAACCTCCGACGTTGTTTCATTTTGGCTGACGAAGAAATCTATGATCTTCAAACCGGTGCTGGCAATTTTTCGCGGCACCGGTGGTTTGCCCGTCGTCGCTTTGGATTGCGTGTTGATTGCCCAGACATTCCCGTTCATGAAGCATCCGCAGAGGTACGTGCCGGCGAGCGATCCATCGTCAGCCGCGAAAAGCAAATCCGCGGGAACAAAGACACCTCCGGTGATGGATTGCGATTCACTGCGAGGGAAAACAACCTCGGGCAAGATCACCTTTCCCGGTCCCGGAGTCTGCTCAAGATCCACCGGATGCGGCCCCTCATAGAGGCTCCATCCGTGATTCCCGCCGGGAACGATCCGGTGCACCATCTCGCAACGTTCCCAGCCGACGTCGGCCACCCAAAGATCATCGGTGGCGGGATCGAAAGCGGCGCGAAAACCATTGCGTAATCCAAACGCAAAGATTTCCCCGCGGGCTCCTTCCACATCGACAAATGGATTGTCGTCGGGGATGCGATAGGGCAGTGTCGTTCCATCCGCCAACTCACTGGTCTGATCCACATCAATTCGAAGCACACTGCCGCGAAGATCCCTGATGTCTTGTGCCGCTTTGTTGACGTCCGGCGGATACGGCAACGATCCATCTCCCGTCGTGATGTACAGCAACCCGTCCGGACCGAAGTTGAGCGACGCACCGATGTGATCGCCGGAAGGATACGAGAGCAAATCCAATCGCGACTTTGGATCAATCACTGGCACGTTGGGCGGCAAGTCAGCGTCGGGCTTGTCCGCCGTGGGAATCGTCATCCGAAATCGCGAAACGCGAGTGCCGCCTTCAACGTCATGCGGACGGATCGACCACACAACATAGAGATAGCCATTGGTTTCGAATTCTGGATGCAACGTTAAATCTCGAGCCGCTGCAAACAGTTCGTCGGTATGCGTTTGATTGGCTTTGTCGATATCGAGAGCCAAATCCATCTCCGCGACATCATCTCGCTTTTCGAAAGTATGCACTTGGCCATTTTGCAGCAGCACCAATCGACGGTTCGTGCCAGGCAAGTCCATCGCCGTGATCGGCGAACGTAGGACAAGGTTCGGATGAACCCGCTGAACCGTCAGTTGCAGCGGCGGCTCGGGTGTCCCCTGCAATCGAGAATCGTTCCATGCCGGACGTTCCGCTGCGGAATTGCCGCAACAAAACAACAGCGTCAAAAAGGCAACGGGAATGGTTCGAACGAGTGAGTTCGTCAGCAACATGGGGATGATAAGCCGGCCGTGGGGATGAGGAGGACGTGCCTATCTTAACCAATGCAATGCACAAACCATCACCTCTGTGGACTTCCCCGGGTGGTGGATTTCATCGCGTTGCGACACAATTTGTCTGGCTGCGGCGACGTCGCAGCCGGCCCCACCAGTTCTCAGACGCTCCATTCCCAAACGTGCATTGATAGATGGCTTTCTGGCGATCCAAAAAGAACGACTCGAGCGACGAATCGACCGCCCCCGAAACTTCGTCGGCTTCCTCCCCAGCGACCGGCGAAGAGGCCTCGGGCGGACTCTTCGGCAAAATGAAAACCGGCCTGCAGAAGACTCGCCGGGTTCTGGGAACCGACATCCGTGACTTGTTCAAAGCCGAAGGCCGATTGGTCGACGAAGATTTTCTGGGCGAACTGTACGCTCGACTGATCCGCACCGACATGGGCGCCGGCCCAGCCGGTCGAATTCGCGATCGCGTTGCCAAAGATTTTCGCGGCCGAGTCGTTCACTTGGAAGAAGTCGTCGAAACGATCACCCAAGACATTCGCGAACAACTGAAACAAGATCATGGTGACCTCGCGAAAGCGGACTCGCCACCGACGGTGATCTTGGTCGTCGGTGTCAACGGCAGTGGCAAGACGACTTCCATTGGCAAACTATCGCATCATCTCGTTTCCCAAGGGCACAAGATCGTCCTCGGTGCGGGTGACACGTTCCGCGCCGCCGCGGTCGAACAACTGACCATTTGGTCCGAACGAATCGGCTGCGAGATCGTGACCGGTCCCAGCGGAGTGGACCCGGCAAGTGTTGCCTATCAAACAACCGAAAAGGCGGTTGAGATTGGCGCGGACTACGCAATCATCGACACGGCCGGGCGTTTGCAAACTCAAGGCAAGTTGATGCAAGAACTGGAAAAGATCCGGCGAGTGATCGACAAAAAACTTCCGGGCGCACCACACGAAGTCCTATTGGTTCTCGATGCGACCGCGGGCCAAAACGCGATCAGTCAAGCGAAAGGCTTCAGCAATGCGGCCGGTTGCACTGGCATCATTCTTTCGAAGTTGGATGGATCAGCGAAGGGCGGCGTTGTCCTGCCGATTCGCGAACAGTTCGAACTGCCCGTCAAGTTCGTTGGCCTGGGCGAAGGCATCGAAGACATGACCAAGTTCGATCCTGATACGTTTGCCGCGGCGTTGTTGGAGGCCTGATCGAAATGCTTCACCTGCATTCCGAATCGACAAAACGTTGGCTGGTTCAAGTCGACAATCACTTGGATGAACTGTTGCTGGACCACGCTCATTGCGAACGCAAAGCCGCGTCGACCGCAATGAACTTGATGAACGCCTACACCGAGAACCTCGACATTTGTCGAGAGATGGCAACGATCGTGGAAGAGGAACTCGAGCACTTCTTCATGGTGATCGATATTTTGAAGAAGCGGGACATCCCATTTCGCCGGATCGCGCCGGGACCGTATGGCCGCAAACTGACCGCGCTGATTCGTCAGAACGATCCGAATCGAGCCGTCGATCGATTGCTGGTGGCCTCATTGATCGAAGCCCGCAGTTGCGAACGATTCCGCTTGCTTGCCGATCACGTGGCCGACCGCGAGCCCGAACTGTCCGCGTTTTACGCTGGTTTGTTCGAAAGTGAAGCTCGCCATCACACGACCTATGTGAAACTTGCTGAGCATTTTACCAGTCGCGAAATGGTTCGCGAACGTCTCACCGAACTGTCCAAGTTGGAAAGTGAGATCATCGCCGAAGGAAGCGAACTGCCGCGGATGCACTCCTAACACGATTGTTTCACGGGATAG of the Rhodopirellula baltica SH 1 genome contains:
- a CDS encoding menaquinone biosynthetic enzyme MqnA/MqnD family protein is translated as MLRLGAVSYLNTKPLIETLPRRLGRSGELRLDLPSRLARDLAAGELDIALIPSVEYFRGGDEYEIISDAAIACRGPVWSVRVLSRVPMNEVRTLALDEGSRTSAAMSQVLLAEMHGLRPKTVPFPIGSSPDEIDADALLMIGDRAMHPAPGKYQEIWDLGDRWCRWTELPFVFAMWVARRSAVADPQIRQQIEDALNVSRDEGLQQFEMIAKREAAGHGLTIEDLHRYFAENLHFQLGNGERSGLAAFREKAEHLGLVPASHSPLQD
- the mqnC gene encoding cyclic dehypoxanthinyl futalosine synthase — protein: MNALANSSAVHDILAKAVAGDRLTSAEGLTLLESHDLAAIGAAAEKVSRAKHSEPYRTYNIDRNINYTNVCTAVCDFCAFYRGPKSEEGYVLPREVLLQKIQETVDLGGNQILLQGGLHPKYKLDWYEEMLRDIKSRFPEVNVHGFSPPELHHFTKVNNLPLRDVLSRLKDAGLGSVPGGGAEILTDRVRNEITRGKVMTDDWLNVMRVWHELGGISSSTMMFGHVETLAERIEHLERLRSLQDETGGFTAFICWTFQPDNTEMSDVRPTGSFEYLKMLAVSRLFLDNIPNLQSSWVTQGLKIGQMALMFGANDMGSLMIEENVVAEAGTVHYLSLQQIREAIEELGFVPRQRDVHYNLVDENLEAKAIQANGEQSARELVQLAV
- the malQ gene encoding 4-alpha-glucanotransferase; its protein translation is MRFPRSSGILCHITSLPSELGIGDLGSAAYEMVDFLHAAGQSIWQILPLSPPAYGNSPYSAYSAFGGNALLISLEALVDEGLLETSDLDGFTQTDPARVDFGTVSEFKHARLKLAYERYLTKPPRELKIAFELFLDANDWWLDEFSLFEVFLNKFEQSNWSKWPDPIRRREPDALGQARQEMSREIDYSRFQQFLFDRQWNRLKAYANERQVQLCGDMPIFVAYESADVWGNQDMFALNDDGTPKLVAGVPPDYFSETGQLWGNPQYDWDALEKADYAWWTARFRRSLEQFDLLRVDHFRGFEAYWEVPYGAETAIGGQWRTGPGAKPFRAAEKELGELPFIAEDLGMITDAVHELREELGFPGMRVLQFGFATMEDDFHRPSTYPESCVAYTGTHDNDTVMGWYHLRTPPEEGDDPLDEVVTSEHEVHWQLIDAVMSSAAEIAIVPIQDVLGLGNEARMNLPGIADGNWAWRLSPQALTQEHADRLALLCQQRGRLTHEVPSVG
- a CDS encoding RNA polymerase sigma factor is translated as MPSENFTMDAPDSIPPPNEQNATEVQTLAQPANATIADRWDELNSTDADLLDAWVTDHCIEALDALVRRYAQMVLSVCIRRCHNRSDADDAMQTTFLYLAESAKKIRSPERLAGWLHRVAQRASIATMMSPEHSHQDLSDVPSEPVDPLERLTLRHQAIVLDEELSELPEKYRSAIVLHLQQGVTVNETAKRMGTTEGTVRGWLARGKQRLSRQLRLRGVAPMAAWAAAHAWSASEAMGAEAALKLTSPVNPGEATTDPNSSPGADSGKSDWTSAASRSNFSSLESHLSQGIATMPVVTILGSTAAVGFALLVAFAVPVGDDETGRTASVLSFATPGEEDRSVLAQIEPADASPTPFPTLPPQSASPGVAMQPPRALPTPPTPPVPPAPPSSGVSDQVTRSLDQPTTLAFESNVRSLPETLQQAIGIPVLLDEQAMTLGQIDVDSLHVQFSSKGEQPLRTLLRKALEREGLKATVDDDGLLITADMTVLTRRGISTDRWLDITPEEEKKYDEIMDKKVSYTFVETPLNDAVRVMSEDLNFPILIDVFSLEGEGLSSDVPVDLSINSISFRSALRLLLREMNLTYQFKEEVLQITTQTAAEDNLRNRLYFLEGTGLPRGGNLGTIEMIVASIQPEIWEQLGGVSTISSVNHSHEGRPALLVSTTDDVHKEIEELMQALRETHSGSDPRLSDEEIQQQKKAPPPAIMGGMGGGAGEGGGGGMF
- a CDS encoding PQQ-dependent sugar dehydrogenase, whose amino-acid sequence is MLLTNSLVRTIPVAFLTLLFCCGNSAAERPAWNDSRLQGTPEPPLQLTVQRVHPNLVLRSPITAMDLPGTNRRLVLLQNGQVHTFEKRDDVAEMDLALDIDKANQTHTDELFAAARDLTLHPEFETNGYLYVVWSIRPHDVEGGTRVSRFRMTIPTADKPDADLPPNVPVIDPKSRLDLLSYPSGDHIGASLNFGPDGLLYITTGDGSLPYPPDVNKAAQDIRDLRGSVLRIDVDQTSELADGTTLPYRIPDDNPFVDVEGARGEIFAFGLRNGFRAAFDPATDDLWVADVGWERCEMVHRIVPGGNHGWSLYEGPHPVDLEQTPGPGKVILPEVVFPRSESQSITGGVFVPADLLFAADDGSLAGTYLCGCFMNGNVWAINTQSKATTGKPPVPRKIASTGLKIIDFFVSQNETTSEVLLVDHSGGIYRLSSNQSVGDYEAFPKRLSETGLFSDTKSLIPNPGVVAYRPDATMFRDGIRTVRFVGIPGQEPINPMRKRYVPGTVFANTLIRDVLDSSGNTKEIRLETQVLSYDGLNWNPTTFAWNEEQTDATLVPAMGATQTFRVDDPIWGKRDWEHRFYPRDVCVTCHNVANPGAASLVPENLRDESGPGSWSQLARAGFLVPAKVKAGHEMVNAYDVDQPLEQRARSYLHSNCAHCHRPAGGATSKMDLRHIRPLDQTALLGVPAAQGDFGLGTNTQVIEPGHPERSALIYRVATGGPGKMPRVGCSTVDLAGAKMLWDWVKSMPVAPDATESASEKPNETLQSMLLWRELVEAPPERSKKIVSEMLNDESVSHSPVVLGLLQPWIDPSERTLLVGDSPDLEALLALKGDAQRGLQWFYESAASQCRQCHRIGGLGKDVGPSLGGISKRRTRFEVLRGIVEPSEKIEPEWRSHTILTVDGELIVGRILQEDDDGVVVQQADGTHTTLRPEDIELKKSNEQSLMPAGLLSAMTPQEVADLLEFLMQTNEAGELPASN
- the ftsY gene encoding signal recognition particle-docking protein FtsY, with amino-acid sequence MAFWRSKKNDSSDESTAPETSSASSPATGEEASGGLFGKMKTGLQKTRRVLGTDIRDLFKAEGRLVDEDFLGELYARLIRTDMGAGPAGRIRDRVAKDFRGRVVHLEEVVETITQDIREQLKQDHGDLAKADSPPTVILVVGVNGSGKTTSIGKLSHHLVSQGHKIVLGAGDTFRAAAVEQLTIWSERIGCEIVTGPSGVDPASVAYQTTEKAVEIGADYAIIDTAGRLQTQGKLMQELEKIRRVIDKKLPGAPHEVLLVLDATAGQNAISQAKGFSNAAGCTGIILSKLDGSAKGGVVLPIREQFELPVKFVGLGEGIEDMTKFDPDTFAAALLEA
- the miaE gene encoding tRNA-(ms[2]io[6]A)-hydroxylase, with amino-acid sequence MLHLHSESTKRWLVQVDNHLDELLLDHAHCERKAASTAMNLMNAYTENLDICREMATIVEEELEHFFMVIDILKKRDIPFRRIAPGPYGRKLTALIRQNDPNRAVDRLLVASLIEARSCERFRLLADHVADREPELSAFYAGLFESEARHHTTYVKLAEHFTSREMVRERLTELSKLESEIIAEGSELPRMHS